In the Necator americanus strain Aroian chromosome X, whole genome shotgun sequence genome, ataaaaattttctttgaaggacttcgtggaGAAATCTGACCATATGGTCAGCCGTCTTCTtctagtgcgcttaatatcgtgTGGAACTCAGTCGCTCATGGCTCTAGTCCAATAGTTGTCGTCGAAACGCATCATGTGTCCAGTCCACCTTATTTTGCTGGTTGATGAGGACTAGTGGTGAGTTCTCTAGATGTTTAGTCTTGATtttgtcgggaccgggtgaaATACGATTCTTCACTGATATGATTGGAGCCGGACTTCGGATGGGAGGACCCCCGAGATGACATGTCCATTTTCTCTCAGACGATGAGAAGGCAAATGAACGGGGCTGGCGAGGAGATCTGACTCGAAGTCGTCGATGATTTTCTCGATACTGTAATTGCTCAATCTAAGTTCCACAGAGctgttatttctgttttacAATTGGTGAAATTCCGATGGCAGTAGGGAATGCTTCCGCAAGCCTCTGCTTCAGTCAACCCTGGTCCTCTTCTCTTTGAAGTCTTCATATCCCTTCTCTGCAAAGCACGGCAAGCTTGGACGTAAGGTCACGGCTCTCTGCAACTCGTGCAACTCCACGCCGGCGTATTAGCTCCGGAATTGCTGGGGATGACCGTGTCTTGATGGTTTTTTGACTTTCTATTCACGcacagtcgtgaagatgttctacaagccggtcatattcgtCATCGATCTTGTCTATTGTGATATCTTCCCAAATGCTGGCTAGCGTAATGAAGAGGTGCCAGTCAATGATGGTTCTAGGACTTCGCTTTGCAAATTTTGCGGCTTTCCTCTCCGGAGGGAAATCTTCGAAGGAAGTGATGGTCCGGTCCCGCATAGAATTTTGGTACAAAAACGACATCcgttattcaaaaaattttattgccattatttcatttcagtaCCTctaccgggtgactcccacttccagcgtagagaggaaggCTTCGGGAATTGTGAGTTCCCATGAATGGTGTTAACCGTTACTCTTTATAAACTAGGAAAGCCCCTCTCCTTGTTCATTTCATTAAAGGCTGTGGATTCCCCTGTGAAGTTTTTAGGCAACGAAGTAGAGTCAGTCAGAGTTAGTGTTGATCCAAATCTCATCCGTTTCATGCGTCGTTCACTGAGTGGCGTCGTCTCGCATGGTGAGCCCGATGACGTCGCACTTAATCTTTccggcttgcatcatcagatcatCTTCAatgaccgcttccgatgcGAGCACATGTGCATTGTAAGTACAGATAGTCATCCTaattcttttccgtttcggcagcctagatgactcctgcaaccctgTCTTTCCTAGtactaccgtaccaggctttcctccggagtcAAAAGCCTCTTTCTTACTACTATAACGtgctttaaattttaaaaccaatGTGCAGGTTGCAGGGCTCTAGTCCTACAAATATTGTGGGAGGATGTGACATCCTTCCGAAAAGGCAGAAGAGCTTgcttgttggaggcgactccaaattGCCTCCTTTTCACCTCTCCCATCACCTGATTGCGGACTTTTGACCGGACCAACGTGAGGGATACAACGATCTTATGGTGAGTCCTAGCACATCAGAGAGTTCGTCCCCTGAATTCACCTACGTCTTAGAACAGCCACAAGGTGGGTTTTGGTCCGCAATTGGCCACTTATCCGCTAACTAGGGAGCCTACGCCACCACGCCACTTAGCCTCACAGTTAACCGGTTGTGATTCCTCTAATAACGGAGGTCCGTGACATAGGATACATAAATTCATTCTAGTAAATGCTATATTTACATTTCTGCTATTTTACAATTGCCCATTTAACATCACTTTCAGCTCAAATCAAAAGTGCAGTTTGGGGTTTTTGCGTGTAATAAtcaatgtaataataatatgtagcGTAATCTCACATGACACGAATATTGGAACAAAATgtgaaactttgaaaagttcgaccttcATTGAACCACGGCATAATAAAATGtcctattgatttttaattagttgtacacgaggttgttatataattttattggctaacttTTCTGCAAAATCGTCTTCTTCAGGGCCTGAAACGGACGATTCAATTCACAACTCAAACGATCaaatctctccacaactaGACAGACAAACTTCAACCTTAGT is a window encoding:
- a CDS encoding hypothetical protein (NECATOR_CHRX.G22406.T1); this encodes MNLCILCHGPPLLEESQPVNWDELSDVLGLTIRSLYPSRWSGQKSAISSKKEAFDSGGKPGTVVLGKTGLQESSRLPKRKRIRMTICTYNAHVLASEAVIEDDLMMQAGKIKCDVIGLTMRDDATQ